From Chryseobacterium shandongense, the proteins below share one genomic window:
- the murD gene encoding UDP-N-acetylmuramoyl-L-alanine--D-glutamate ligase has protein sequence MKIVVLGGGESGCGAAYLAKKQGLEVFLSDQGSIKDLYKQFLTENEIEFEEENHNEERILKADWIVKSPGIPKKADIIHKIHDKGIRLSSEIEFASEFTDAKIIAITGSNGKTTTTSLIYYILKNDGLNVGLGGNIGYSFAKQVADENYDYYVLEVSSFQLDDIQNFRPYISLLLNLSQDHLDQYNYNYEEYALAKFRITENQENDNFFIYNKDDEMSKNILEKLEIKAKMIPFSTKERLEEGGFIHDDKIEVKLKDDFAMKIDELSLLGNHNVANSLAASIAGKILEINNESIRNSLMTFQAVEHRLEFVTEIDGVKYINDSKATNVNATYYALESMKNPTVWIVGGVDKGNDYTEIEDLVKRKVKAIVCLGIDNEKIINFFKDKKEFIYDTSSMEEAVKISKSLAKKGDTVLLSPCCASFDLFKSYEDRGKQFKEQVLKPVANS, from the coding sequence ATGAAAATAGTTGTTTTAGGAGGAGGAGAAAGCGGTTGCGGTGCTGCTTATTTGGCTAAAAAACAAGGCCTGGAAGTTTTTCTTTCAGACCAGGGATCTATTAAGGATCTCTATAAGCAGTTTCTTACGGAAAATGAAATTGAATTTGAAGAGGAAAACCATAATGAAGAAAGAATCCTGAAGGCAGACTGGATCGTAAAAAGCCCGGGAATTCCCAAAAAGGCAGATATTATCCATAAAATTCACGATAAAGGAATAAGGTTATCTTCCGAGATTGAATTTGCTTCGGAATTTACCGATGCCAAAATCATTGCCATCACAGGAAGCAACGGGAAAACAACCACCACATCACTGATTTATTATATCCTTAAAAACGACGGACTGAATGTAGGACTAGGTGGTAACATCGGATACAGCTTTGCCAAGCAGGTTGCCGACGAAAACTACGACTATTACGTTCTGGAAGTAAGCTCTTTTCAGCTTGATGATATTCAGAATTTCAGGCCGTATATTTCCTTATTGCTGAATTTATCACAGGATCATCTGGATCAGTATAATTACAATTATGAAGAATATGCATTAGCAAAATTCAGAATAACCGAAAATCAGGAAAACGACAATTTCTTCATCTATAACAAAGATGATGAGATGAGCAAAAACATCCTTGAAAAATTAGAGATCAAAGCTAAAATGATTCCTTTCTCAACAAAAGAAAGACTTGAAGAAGGAGGGTTCATTCACGATGATAAAATTGAAGTTAAGTTAAAAGATGATTTCGCAATGAAAATTGACGAATTATCATTGCTGGGAAACCATAATGTTGCTAACAGTCTTGCCGCATCTATTGCAGGTAAAATATTGGAAATCAACAATGAAAGCATCAGAAATTCATTAATGACTTTTCAGGCCGTTGAACACAGGCTGGAGTTTGTTACAGAGATTGATGGCGTAAAATACATCAATGACAGCAAGGCAACCAATGTCAACGCAACCTATTACGCTTTGGAAAGTATGAAAAACCCAACCGTATGGATTGTTGGTGGTGTTGACAAAGGAAACGACTATACCGAAATTGAAGATTTAGTAAAAAGAAAAGTAAAAGCAATTGTATGCTTAGGTATTGATAATGAAAAAATTATAAACTTCTTTAAAGACAAGAAAGAATTTATTTACGACACGTCAAGTATGGAAGAAGCGGTAAAAATTTCAAAATCACTGGCTAAAAAAGGAGATACAGTCTTACTCTCACCATGCTGTGCAAGCTTTGATTTATTTAAAAGCTATGAAGACAGAGGAAAACAGTTTAAAGAACAGGTATTAAAGCCAGTGGCAAACAGCTAA
- a CDS encoding FtsW/RodA/SpoVE family cell cycle protein: protein MNEQDTENRFEFLKGDKVLWMVILVISIFSIFPVYSASSNLEYIVNNGTTTGHVIKHMFFVVLGLAIMRVVGMVKYEYIGKLSSILLGLMIILLIVTMFTGQTIDGASASRWLKIPGTPISFQPSSFAFLMLIIYLCRYLTKKITRERLPIENIMYIFGPILLVFVLVAKDNGSTALMILMVSVIVLIIGQLHWKYIAGFISASFVAIVLFLIIALNTNLIGGNRVHTWMSRIETFTSSKAKSADVDDESVKAKNYQVMQAKAAIVHGGITGMGPGKSALKQMLPQSASDFIFAVIVEEYGLIGAAFLISMYLIMMIRIVMIASKMPAFFGSLLVLSLGVMIFVQLSVNIAVAVNLIPVTGQPLPLISYGGTSMLVTYLQLGIILNISSRIQIYDEEGMGKKQSIAEINDIA, encoded by the coding sequence ATGAACGAACAAGACACAGAAAACAGATTTGAATTCCTGAAGGGCGATAAAGTACTTTGGATGGTCATTCTTGTGATCTCCATTTTCTCTATTTTCCCTGTATATTCTGCAAGCTCAAATCTGGAATATATTGTAAATAACGGGACCACCACTGGTCACGTCATCAAGCATATGTTCTTTGTAGTCTTAGGTCTTGCCATCATGAGAGTGGTAGGAATGGTAAAATACGAATACATCGGAAAGCTCAGTAGCATTTTGCTTGGATTAATGATTATTCTTCTGATAGTTACCATGTTTACTGGACAGACCATCGACGGAGCCAGCGCCTCAAGGTGGTTAAAAATTCCGGGAACGCCGATATCGTTCCAGCCTTCTTCTTTTGCTTTCCTTATGCTGATTATTTATCTCTGCAGATATTTAACCAAGAAGATCACAAGAGAAAGGCTCCCGATTGAGAACATTATGTATATTTTCGGGCCTATCCTATTGGTTTTTGTCCTCGTAGCAAAAGACAACGGATCTACCGCATTAATGATTTTAATGGTTTCAGTAATCGTATTGATTATCGGACAACTTCACTGGAAATACATTGCAGGATTTATATCCGCATCATTTGTTGCAATTGTTTTGTTTTTGATTATTGCGCTTAATACAAACCTCATCGGCGGAAACAGGGTACATACCTGGATGAGTCGTATCGAGACATTTACATCCAGCAAGGCCAAATCAGCAGATGTAGACGACGAAAGTGTAAAAGCAAAAAACTACCAGGTGATGCAGGCTAAAGCAGCTATTGTTCATGGCGGAATTACAGGAATGGGACCCGGGAAAAGTGCATTAAAGCAAATGCTTCCGCAGTCCGCTTCCGACTTTATTTTCGCTGTAATTGTTGAAGAATATGGATTAATAGGAGCCGCTTTCCTCATCAGTATGTATCTGATAATGATGATAAGGATTGTAATGATTGCCAGCAAAATGCCGGCTTTCTTCGGATCATTACTCGTGCTCAGTCTTGGAGTAATGATTTTCGTGCAGCTTTCCGTAAACATTGCAGTAGCCGTCAACCTGATTCCGGTGACGGGTCAGCCGCTGCCTTTGATTAGTTACGGAGGTACTTCTATGCTTGTAACTTATTTACAGCTTGGAATAATTTTAAATATAAGCTCCAGAATTCAGATTTATGATGAAGAAGGAATGGGTAAAAAACAAAGCATTGCCGAAATAAATGACATTGCTTAA
- the murG gene encoding undecaprenyldiphospho-muramoylpentapeptide beta-N-acetylglucosaminyltransferase, which translates to MNNQSANSHKPAIRVLLSGGGTGGHIFPAIAIADEIKKRFPDAEFLFIGANGKMEMEKVPQAGYKIEGIDIAGINRGNILSNLGLPFKILKSLSKAKKIIKNFAPDFAVGTGGFASGPALYEASKLGIPIFIQEQNAHAGLTNKIVSKKARAVFTAYPKVDGFPTDKIHFLGNPIRSTIVSGIQDTAQAKEKMGLDKGKLTILSVGGSLGSRTLNNAWKENLENLNKKGYQLIWQTGKLDYAELSSSLQLPASIQLKEFIKDMETAYSAADVIVSRAGAIAISELAVAQKPVLLVPFPFAAEDHQTKNAMNLVEKNAARMVKDSEMQEKFWNTLSEICENENIRKEMSQNLQYFAKPNAAKEIVDEILKAM; encoded by the coding sequence ATGAACAATCAATCAGCCAACAGCCATAAGCCAGCTATCCGCGTTTTATTAAGCGGAGGCGGAACAGGAGGACATATCTTCCCGGCCATTGCTATTGCAGACGAAATCAAAAAAAGATTCCCGGATGCAGAATTTTTGTTCATTGGAGCCAACGGCAAAATGGAAATGGAAAAAGTTCCACAGGCCGGATATAAAATAGAAGGAATTGATATTGCCGGAATCAACCGTGGAAATATCCTCTCTAATTTAGGGTTGCCGTTTAAAATTTTAAAAAGCTTATCTAAAGCTAAAAAGATCATTAAAAATTTTGCTCCGGATTTTGCAGTGGGGACAGGCGGTTTCGCAAGCGGACCGGCCCTGTATGAAGCAAGTAAACTGGGAATTCCGATCTTTATTCAGGAACAGAATGCCCATGCCGGACTTACCAATAAAATAGTAAGCAAAAAAGCCAGAGCGGTATTTACTGCCTATCCGAAAGTTGATGGCTTTCCCACAGATAAAATACACTTTTTGGGAAATCCCATCCGTTCAACAATAGTTTCCGGAATACAGGATACAGCTCAGGCAAAAGAAAAAATGGGCCTAGACAAAGGCAAACTGACGATTTTATCAGTCGGTGGTTCTTTAGGGTCCAGAACCTTAAATAACGCATGGAAAGAAAATCTTGAAAATCTAAACAAAAAAGGCTATCAGTTGATTTGGCAAACCGGAAAACTGGACTACGCAGAACTATCTTCCAGCCTCCAGCTTCCAGCTTCAATTCAGTTGAAAGAGTTCATCAAAGATATGGAAACCGCTTATTCCGCCGCAGATGTTATTGTTTCCAGGGCAGGTGCCATTGCTATTTCAGAGTTAGCAGTAGCACAAAAACCGGTGTTATTGGTGCCATTCCCTTTTGCAGCAGAAGACCATCAAACTAAAAATGCGATGAATCTGGTAGAAAAAAATGCGGCAAGAATGGTAAAAGACTCTGAAATGCAAGAGAAATTCTGGAATACTCTTTCAGAAATCTGTGAAAATGAAAATATAAGAAAAGAAATGTCTCAGAATCTGCAATATTTCGCTAAGCCCAATGCGGCAAAAGAAATTGTGGATGAGATTTTAAAAGCGATGTAA
- the murC gene encoding UDP-N-acetylmuramate--L-alanine ligase, whose amino-acid sequence MNNLQTYQNFYFVGIGGIGMSALARYFHASGKKVSGYDKTNTKLTQALMNEGIDIVFDDIIDEKITSLQKEDTLVIYTPAIKTLGILDYFNNQNFTVLKRAKVLGLITENTDCIAVAGTHGKTTTSTLVSHLCKEADLPFSCFLGGISENFKSNFLYNGAQYSVVEADEYDRSFLNLSPDWAVITSTDADHLDIYGDKNTIEEGFRQFAALVPDDRQLFVRKGIDIGRAHLTYAVNEKADYYSDNLRMENDTIYFDFHTPEETVRDFAWEIPGIHNVENATVALAILRNLGVGFETLKNAIANFKGIKRRYTKHRYETGKIYIDDYAHHPTEINAVMSSIRTFYPEKKLLVVFQPHLFSRTRDFADGFAESLSKADELILLDIYPARELQENFEGITSDWLLEKVTLDKKEVSTLHDSFNKIKEKEFDILLTVGAGNIDTLYDPICEWMEKN is encoded by the coding sequence ATGAACAATTTACAGACATATCAAAATTTTTACTTCGTGGGGATCGGAGGTATCGGAATGAGCGCTCTGGCACGGTATTTCCATGCTTCGGGCAAAAAAGTGTCTGGTTATGACAAAACAAACACCAAGCTTACACAGGCTCTGATGAACGAAGGAATTGATATTGTTTTTGATGATATAATTGATGAAAAAATTACCTCCCTTCAGAAAGAAGATACATTGGTAATTTATACACCTGCCATTAAGACGTTAGGAATACTGGATTATTTTAATAATCAGAATTTTACGGTTTTAAAACGTGCAAAAGTACTGGGATTAATTACGGAAAATACAGACTGTATCGCCGTTGCAGGAACTCATGGAAAGACTACAACTTCTACATTGGTTTCGCATTTATGCAAAGAAGCAGATTTACCGTTTTCCTGCTTTTTAGGTGGAATTTCTGAGAACTTCAAATCCAATTTCCTGTACAACGGAGCTCAATATTCCGTAGTGGAAGCAGATGAATATGACCGGAGTTTTCTTAACCTGTCCCCGGATTGGGCGGTTATTACCTCAACTGATGCGGATCATCTGGATATTTATGGCGACAAAAATACCATTGAAGAAGGATTCAGGCAATTTGCGGCATTGGTTCCGGATGACAGACAGCTTTTCGTAAGAAAAGGAATTGACATTGGAAGGGCACACCTTACCTATGCTGTAAATGAAAAAGCAGATTATTATTCGGATAACCTGCGTATGGAGAATGATACGATCTATTTTGATTTCCATACTCCGGAAGAAACTGTGAGAGATTTTGCATGGGAAATTCCGGGAATTCATAATGTAGAAAATGCTACTGTGGCGTTAGCAATTCTTCGCAATTTGGGAGTTGGTTTTGAGACTCTTAAAAACGCAATAGCCAATTTTAAAGGGATTAAAAGAAGATATACCAAGCACAGATATGAGACTGGTAAAATTTATATTGATGATTACGCCCACCACCCCACTGAAATTAATGCGGTAATGAGCTCCATCCGAACATTTTACCCCGAAAAAAAATTATTGGTGGTATTTCAGCCGCACCTGTTCAGCAGAACAAGAGATTTCGCTGACGGTTTTGCAGAAAGTCTTAGTAAGGCAGATGAATTGATACTGCTTGATATTTATCCGGCAAGAGAACTTCAGGAAAATTTTGAAGGTATTACTTCAGACTGGCTCCTGGAAAAAGTGACTTTAGATAAAAAGGAAGTTTCAACACTACATGATTCATTCAATAAGATAAAAGAAAAAGAATTTGATATCCTTCTCACCGTAGGCGCAGGGAATATCGATACGCTGTATGATCCTATCTGTGAGTGGATGGAGAAGAATTAA
- a CDS encoding GxxExxY protein: protein MIENEISNIVFDAGMKVHRKLGIGLYENVYEQCLIHELKNSGLSIESQKDISVNYEGLIIEKAFRVDLLINNKVIIEIKAVPEINKYHFFQLLNYLRVKEMKLGMILNFHSILFKDGVKRGVNKL from the coding sequence ATGATAGAAAATGAAATATCAAATATTGTTTTTGATGCAGGCATGAAAGTGCATCGAAAACTTGGAATAGGGCTCTATGAAAATGTGTACGAGCAATGCTTAATTCACGAATTGAAAAATAGTGGACTTAGCATTGAGAGTCAAAAAGATATTAGTGTCAATTATGAAGGTTTGATCATTGAGAAAGCATTCAGAGTGGATTTGTTGATTAATAATAAAGTAATTATAGAAATAAAAGCAGTTCCGGAAATTAATAAGTATCATTTCTTTCAACTTCTTAACTATTTAAGAGTTAAAGAAATGAAATTGGGAATGATTTTAAATTTTCATTCCATCTTATTTAAAGACGGTGTAAAAAGAGGAGTAAACAAATTATAA
- a CDS encoding cell division protein FtsQ/DivIB — protein MKNKYRILKIAVTVIILGFLLSFSLKKFSGQKITDNEISVKMSEKTPVYFIDEKDIREIVKKENPSGKVGDLNIPALEKKINALPAVDSANIYLNLNGKLNLDIKQRVPVFRLNKNGRDFYVDDKGIEFPISKTYSHPCMLVTGDVQKDEYRKLAELVEKIDKDDFSKKYFIGISKDNDDYNLLTSEGNYKVEIGDLDNIEFKVKGFKTFVEKYLVYQDPEKYRMVSVKYQNQIVTTLNPYFKENDSILNATHKELAKASVVPIKKPDDKPKPDEIKKTNKPTSSLKPKTVNKPKETKKTEKKSTAAKPKTKAKIKIE, from the coding sequence ATGAAAAATAAATACAGAATATTAAAAATTGCCGTCACAGTAATCATCCTCGGATTTCTGTTGAGCTTCTCATTGAAGAAATTCAGTGGACAGAAGATTACGGACAATGAAATTTCTGTAAAAATGAGTGAAAAGACACCTGTCTATTTCATTGATGAAAAAGACATCCGGGAAATTGTAAAAAAAGAAAATCCATCCGGAAAAGTAGGAGATCTTAATATTCCTGCCCTGGAAAAGAAGATCAATGCTCTACCCGCTGTAGACAGCGCCAACATCTATCTAAATCTGAACGGAAAACTGAATCTGGATATCAAACAGAGGGTTCCCGTTTTCAGGCTTAATAAAAACGGGCGTGATTTTTATGTGGATGATAAAGGCATTGAATTTCCGATTTCTAAAACCTACTCTCACCCATGCATGCTGGTAACAGGAGATGTACAAAAGGATGAGTACAGAAAATTGGCGGAATTAGTTGAAAAAATTGATAAAGATGATTTCAGTAAGAAATATTTTATCGGGATTTCAAAAGATAATGACGATTACAACCTTCTCACCAGCGAAGGGAACTATAAAGTGGAGATCGGCGATCTGGATAATATTGAATTTAAAGTAAAAGGCTTTAAAACCTTTGTAGAAAAATACTTGGTCTATCAGGATCCGGAAAAATACAGAATGGTATCCGTAAAATACCAGAATCAGATTGTTACTACTTTAAATCCATATTTTAAAGAAAACGACAGTATTCTAAATGCAACACATAAAGAACTGGCAAAAGCTTCGGTTGTTCCGATAAAAAAACCGGACGATAAGCCCAAGCCGGACGAAATAAAAAAGACTAACAAACCAACCTCCTCTTTAAAACCAAAAACAGTTAACAAGCCAAAGGAAACAAAAAAAACAGAGAAGAAATCTACGGCAGCAAAGCCGAAAACTAAGGCAAAAATTAAAATAGAATAA
- the ftsA gene encoding cell division protein FtsA gives MENQEYSVGLDIGTTKIVAIVGRRNAHGKIEVLGVGKAKSLGVHKGIVNNISQTINSIKAAVSEAQSSAGVPIRKVTVGIAGKHIRSLQHSDYIMREHPDKFITDDDIEALKDQVKKLVMLPGEEIIHVLPQEYKVDSEGEIQEPIGMHGKRLEANFHVVVGQMGSIRNIARCVREAGLEMEALTLEPLASSEAVLTKEEKEAGVAIVDIGGGTTDIAIFKDNIIRHTCVIPYGGGIITEDIKEGCSIIEKHAEQLKVKFGSAVPELEKDSTYVTIPGLHGRPDKEISLKTLAQIINARVEEILEMVNTELKAYGAFEQKKKLIAGIVLTGGGSNLKHLRQLANYTTGFDSRIGFANEYIANDKNQYLKGPEFATSIGLLMESLKIRDKKQNAEVQEPLQEPAEASTETQISAAENTPENVQQAETVQHEPALSEQQSRKAAKLTFGQSLMEKVKKFFEEVE, from the coding sequence ATGGAAAATCAAGAGTATTCAGTAGGTCTGGACATCGGGACGACAAAAATTGTCGCGATTGTCGGAAGGAGGAATGCACACGGGAAAATAGAAGTTCTCGGTGTAGGGAAGGCTAAGAGTCTTGGTGTTCACAAAGGTATTGTGAATAATATCTCACAGACCATTAATTCAATCAAGGCTGCTGTGTCTGAAGCACAGTCCAGCGCAGGAGTTCCTATCCGTAAAGTGACGGTGGGTATTGCTGGAAAACACATCCGTTCTTTGCAGCACTCCGATTATATTATGCGTGAACATCCGGACAAATTCATCACAGATGATGACATTGAAGCATTAAAAGATCAGGTCAAGAAGCTGGTCATGCTCCCCGGCGAAGAAATTATCCATGTTCTTCCCCAAGAATATAAAGTTGACTCTGAAGGAGAAATTCAGGAACCCATCGGGATGCACGGAAAACGTCTGGAAGCCAACTTCCATGTTGTTGTAGGCCAGATGGGAAGCATTCGCAATATCGCCAGATGCGTGCGCGAAGCAGGTCTCGAAATGGAAGCTCTTACTTTGGAACCATTAGCATCTTCTGAAGCTGTACTGACGAAAGAAGAAAAAGAAGCAGGAGTTGCCATCGTAGACATTGGTGGGGGAACCACCGATATCGCTATTTTTAAAGACAATATTATTCGTCACACCTGTGTAATCCCTTACGGTGGCGGAATAATTACAGAAGATATAAAAGAAGGCTGCTCTATCATTGAAAAACATGCAGAACAGCTGAAAGTAAAATTCGGCTCTGCCGTTCCTGAGCTCGAAAAAGATAGTACATACGTAACCATTCCCGGGCTTCACGGAAGACCTGATAAAGAGATTTCACTTAAAACTTTAGCACAGATCATTAATGCAAGAGTTGAGGAAATCCTGGAAATGGTGAATACGGAATTAAAAGCCTACGGCGCATTCGAACAAAAGAAAAAGCTTATTGCAGGAATCGTACTTACAGGAGGCGGTTCCAATCTGAAGCATCTCCGTCAGCTGGCTAATTACACTACCGGGTTCGACAGCAGAATTGGTTTTGCCAATGAATACATTGCAAACGATAAAAATCAGTATCTTAAAGGACCTGAATTTGCAACTTCCATCGGATTATTAATGGAAAGTTTAAAGATCAGAGACAAAAAACAGAATGCAGAAGTTCAGGAGCCCCTTCAGGAGCCTGCAGAAGCAAGTACTGAAACCCAGATATCTGCAGCAGAAAATACTCCGGAAAATGTTCAGCAGGCAGAAACTGTTCAGCATGAGCCTGCCCTAAGCGAGCAACAGTCCAGAAAAGCAGCAAAACTGACTTTCGGACAGTCACTGATGGAAAAAGTAAAAAAATTCTTTGAAGAAGTAGAATAA
- the ftsZ gene encoding cell division protein FtsZ — MENIGTQGFSFDLPKGNSSIIKVIGVGGGGNNALKHMYEKGIHGVDFVICNTDAQTLDNNPVANKVQLGTTITEGLGAGADPEVGEKSAIESIEDIKAAMGQNTKMVFITAGMGGGTGTGAAPVIAKVAKDMGILTVGIVTVPFSFEGKRRLEQAENGLDKLRNNVDSLIVINNDKLRQQFGNLGFKQGFSKADEVLTNAAKGMAEVITGYFDVNIDFRDAKSVLQNSGTALMSTGVASGENKAEEAVKKALDSPLLNDNKITGAKNVLLLIRSGVEEVTMDEIGVIMDHIQKEAGNTADIIFGVGSDEELGDSVSVLVIATGFSNDNKKFSGPTEKIKISLNDSFDAPKESPFKTRQEREDAPEQSYDFGGKSLFRLDDEDNDAPFFSSSSEKKMTIEEEPARTEIKFTDREEDTIHAPEHSWRNEEEESFSLFSLDEEPEDPNDLEIESFKFDFDHKKEEPQTGNSSGRSYSEEKPVEFSFFVNDSKNNDQKSDFGPKAELVSSNEVNQLTEEPLQKVEHFFQHLKEEPVAETQPETQAPKPAEEEFTFVNKTVDQERVTERRNKLKEFNSRYQSFDSSSEFESVPAFKRKNISIEGNNPSEQNINTYLSENNGSIQVRENRFLNKDVD; from the coding sequence ATGGAAAATATAGGGACACAGGGGTTTTCATTTGATTTGCCAAAAGGAAACTCATCAATAATAAAAGTGATCGGTGTTGGAGGCGGCGGAAACAACGCACTAAAACACATGTACGAAAAAGGGATTCACGGAGTAGATTTCGTAATCTGCAATACAGATGCCCAAACGTTGGATAATAACCCGGTTGCAAACAAAGTACAGCTGGGAACTACCATTACAGAAGGTCTAGGAGCTGGTGCGGATCCTGAAGTAGGGGAAAAATCAGCCATCGAAAGTATCGAAGATATCAAAGCCGCAATGGGGCAGAATACCAAAATGGTATTCATCACTGCCGGAATGGGTGGTGGTACAGGAACCGGTGCTGCTCCCGTAATTGCCAAAGTGGCAAAAGATATGGGAATTCTTACTGTAGGGATTGTTACCGTTCCTTTTAGCTTCGAAGGTAAAAGAAGGTTGGAGCAGGCGGAAAACGGTCTTGATAAATTAAGAAATAACGTAGATTCCCTGATCGTTATCAACAATGATAAATTAAGGCAGCAGTTCGGGAACTTGGGCTTTAAGCAGGGATTCTCAAAGGCTGATGAGGTATTGACCAACGCAGCCAAAGGAATGGCTGAAGTAATTACTGGATACTTTGATGTCAACATTGACTTTAGAGATGCTAAATCCGTGCTGCAAAATTCGGGGACAGCGTTGATGTCCACCGGAGTTGCTTCAGGTGAAAATAAAGCCGAAGAAGCCGTTAAAAAAGCGTTGGATTCTCCATTGTTAAATGATAACAAGATTACAGGAGCTAAAAACGTTCTGTTATTGATCCGAAGCGGTGTAGAAGAGGTAACCATGGATGAGATCGGGGTAATTATGGATCACATCCAGAAAGAAGCAGGAAATACTGCAGATATTATCTTCGGGGTTGGTTCTGATGAAGAGCTTGGAGATTCTGTAAGCGTTCTTGTAATCGCTACCGGTTTTTCAAATGATAATAAAAAATTCTCCGGACCTACCGAGAAAATTAAGATCAGCCTGAACGACAGTTTTGACGCACCGAAAGAATCTCCTTTCAAAACAAGACAGGAAAGAGAAGATGCACCGGAGCAGTCTTATGATTTCGGAGGAAAAAGCCTTTTCAGATTGGATGACGAAGATAATGATGCGCCATTCTTCAGCTCATCTTCTGAAAAAAAAATGACTATTGAAGAAGAGCCTGCAAGAACAGAAATAAAATTCACTGACAGAGAGGAAGATACGATTCACGCTCCGGAACACAGCTGGAGAAATGAGGAAGAAGAGTCATTCAGCCTGTTTTCGCTCGATGAAGAGCCGGAAGATCCGAATGATCTTGAAATAGAGTCTTTCAAATTCGATTTTGACCATAAAAAAGAAGAGCCGCAAACCGGAAATTCTTCAGGCAGATCATACTCTGAAGAAAAGCCTGTTGAATTCAGCTTCTTTGTGAATGATTCTAAAAATAATGATCAGAAGTCGGATTTCGGGCCGAAAGCAGAACTTGTTTCTTCAAATGAAGTAAACCAGCTTACGGAAGAGCCTCTTCAGAAAGTAGAGCATTTCTTTCAACACCTGAAAGAAGAACCTGTTGCTGAAACTCAACCAGAAACACAGGCTCCAAAACCGGCAGAAGAAGAATTCACATTTGTGAATAAAACGGTAGATCAGGAAAGAGTAACGGAACGAAGAAATAAATTAAAAGAGTTCAATTCACGCTATCAGAGCTTCGACAGCTCCAGCGAATTTGAATCGGTTCCTGCCTTTAAAAGAAAAAATATCTCTATCGAAGGTAACAATCCTTCAGAACAGAATATCAACACCTATCTGTCTGAAAACAACGGTTCTATACAGGTCAGAGAAAACAGATTTTTGAATAAAGATGTAGACTAA
- a CDS encoding GatB/YqeY domain-containing protein, producing MSLENTINEAIKTAMRAKDKVALDSLRAVKSQILLLKTEAPGTEVTEDKEIAILQRMVKQRKDSYDQFTAQGRNDLAEVEEAQMKVIEQFLPKQLSSEELEAEIKNIIAETGADSMKDLGKVMGVASKSLAGKSDGKSISEMAKKLLS from the coding sequence ATGAGCTTAGAAAATACCATAAACGAGGCGATAAAAACAGCCATGAGAGCAAAAGATAAAGTTGCCTTGGATTCGCTTCGTGCTGTAAAGTCACAGATATTACTCCTTAAAACCGAAGCTCCGGGTACGGAAGTAACCGAAGATAAAGAAATTGCTATTCTTCAAAGAATGGTAAAACAGCGTAAGGATTCTTACGATCAGTTTACTGCACAGGGAAGAAATGACCTTGCGGAAGTAGAGGAAGCCCAGATGAAGGTCATCGAGCAGTTTCTGCCTAAACAGCTTTCTTCAGAAGAGCTGGAAGCGGAAATAAAAAACATTATCGCCGAAACCGGCGCCGACTCCATGAAAGATTTGGGGAAAGTAATGGGAGTAGCCTCAAAATCTTTAGCCGGAAAATCCGACGGAAAAAGTATTTCCGAGATGGCTAAAAAGCTGCTTTCCTAG
- a CDS encoding NADAR family protein, protein MKYTLENIVERSKNNEDLEFLFFWGHTSKDEITKACFSQWFPYEFEENGIIYKTAEHYMMAGKAKLFNDHEILKQILKAETPNQAKSLGRKVKNFDPDIWNEHRYEIVKKGNFLKFSQNEKFKGFILSTDNKIIVEASPYDTIWGIGMLETDPNTKNPAQWNGENLLGFALMEVRDELRIKRTVNIESL, encoded by the coding sequence ATGAAATATACATTAGAAAATATTGTTGAACGTAGTAAAAATAATGAAGATCTTGAATTTCTCTTTTTCTGGGGACATACTTCTAAAGATGAAATTACAAAGGCATGTTTTAGTCAGTGGTTTCCATATGAATTTGAAGAAAACGGAATCATTTACAAAACAGCAGAACATTATATGATGGCTGGAAAGGCAAAATTATTTAATGACCATGAAATTTTAAAGCAAATTTTAAAAGCAGAAACACCAAACCAAGCAAAAAGCTTGGGAAGAAAAGTAAAAAACTTTGATCCGGATATCTGGAATGAACACAGATATGAAATCGTTAAAAAGGGAAATTTTTTGAAGTTTTCACAGAATGAAAAGTTTAAAGGGTTCATTCTTTCAACAGATAACAAAATAATAGTGGAGGCGAGTCCATACGATACCATCTGGGGAATCGGAATGCTGGAAACAGATCCTAACACCAAAAATCCGGCACAATGGAATGGTGAAAACCTGCTGGGATTTGCATTAATGGAAGTAAGAGATGAATTAAGAATAAAAAGAACAGTGAATATCGAAAGTCTCTGA